Proteins encoded within one genomic window of uncultured Sphingopyxis sp.:
- a CDS encoding ATP-binding protein, producing the protein MMRKLLAVLIFTLLAAAQPARLAAAELPVLELHAGKDAPPLAPFVRFIRQTDGAGRPEPGALLAGPLQRIEGPTIHFGPPGSQTAVLLKVRNASPEQGSWILTTGRGSLKYFRLYRLEGAVFDLIVDGTNPEAARRNLGTYQAFSTELVLDPGEEEVLLIEFLSENSTYMPLKINSYGTFFKERRANIAMVSGVVVGALTLLLLNFLFFSITGFKEFLWLAVAEAFFALNTVHSEGYITIFFLYDKPLNGLAVEDFIKCGFAASMAQFCRSFVDTPAHFPRRDMVLKALIWFALAIMVFQPGLAYYPPELRFLLHLATWLVAVAVALFLPFVGYAAMKQLGFQLWPLFVGWASLALFIVYAAIASMGIFAWLPINWHLAGPIGLFESVMVTIALGLNLKKIQRDKVAADWKYAQSLTERLEISERAARLAEEKAFALETVNSQNALLHASGHDSRQVILALNSAVEVLKRQKRADADDELVEMLESSADYLNEIVSTTISGANIAASDTGFVALSSFRAEALVEPLSMMFKTPFASKRLTLDVRIPDKATIISDRPLLMRALANLLSNSYKYTHTGGASLSLEIEEGCAIITVRDSGGGMPAELVAALNDGVMPRIRADESDEGSGSGFGSAQRIISTLRGSLKIVASGAAGTEIRIALPAAFSSITPVSAEALQAELDGWTLLDFDDRAAFEAGLDAAASGPTIALTYDDTTVTRGRLSQLVTMMAVKPACREMALHPLLGAVSARSEQV; encoded by the coding sequence ATGATGCGAAAGCTGCTCGCGGTCCTGATTTTCACGCTGCTCGCGGCGGCGCAACCAGCGCGACTGGCGGCCGCGGAATTGCCCGTGCTCGAACTGCATGCGGGCAAGGATGCCCCGCCCCTCGCGCCGTTCGTCCGCTTCATCCGCCAGACGGACGGTGCCGGCAGGCCCGAACCCGGCGCGCTGCTCGCCGGGCCGCTGCAACGGATCGAGGGGCCGACGATCCATTTCGGGCCGCCGGGGTCACAAACCGCGGTGCTGCTCAAGGTCCGCAACGCCAGCCCCGAGCAGGGAAGCTGGATCCTGACTACCGGCCGCGGTTCGCTGAAATATTTCCGCCTGTACCGGCTGGAGGGCGCCGTCTTCGACCTGATCGTCGATGGGACGAACCCGGAGGCGGCGCGGCGGAACCTCGGCACCTATCAGGCTTTCAGCACCGAGCTGGTCCTCGACCCGGGCGAGGAAGAGGTGTTGCTGATCGAGTTCCTGTCGGAAAATTCGACCTATATGCCGCTCAAGATCAACAGCTACGGCACTTTCTTCAAGGAGCGCCGCGCGAATATCGCGATGGTATCGGGCGTTGTGGTCGGCGCGCTGACGCTGCTGCTGCTCAACTTCCTCTTTTTCTCGATCACGGGTTTCAAGGAGTTCCTGTGGCTGGCGGTGGCCGAAGCCTTCTTCGCGCTGAACACGGTCCATTCCGAAGGCTATATCACGATCTTCTTCCTCTACGACAAACCGCTGAACGGGCTCGCGGTCGAGGATTTCATCAAATGCGGCTTTGCCGCATCGATGGCGCAATTCTGCCGAAGCTTCGTCGACACTCCGGCCCATTTCCCGCGGCGCGACATGGTGCTGAAGGCGCTGATCTGGTTCGCGCTCGCGATCATGGTCTTCCAGCCCGGCCTCGCATACTACCCGCCCGAGCTGCGTTTCCTGCTGCACCTCGCGACCTGGCTGGTCGCCGTCGCGGTCGCGCTGTTCCTGCCCTTCGTCGGCTATGCCGCGATGAAACAGCTCGGCTTCCAGCTCTGGCCGCTCTTCGTCGGCTGGGCGAGCCTGGCGCTCTTCATCGTCTATGCGGCGATCGCCTCGATGGGCATTTTCGCATGGCTGCCGATCAACTGGCACCTCGCCGGGCCGATCGGACTGTTCGAATCGGTCATGGTCACGATCGCGCTGGGGCTGAACCTCAAGAAGATCCAGCGCGACAAGGTCGCCGCCGACTGGAAATATGCGCAGTCGCTGACCGAGCGGCTGGAGATCAGCGAGCGCGCCGCCCGGCTCGCCGAGGAAAAGGCCTTCGCGCTCGAAACGGTCAACAGCCAGAATGCGCTGCTTCACGCATCGGGGCACGACAGCCGACAGGTGATCCTGGCGCTCAACAGCGCGGTCGAGGTCCTCAAGCGCCAGAAGCGCGCCGATGCCGACGACGAGCTGGTCGAGATGCTCGAAAGTTCGGCCGACTATCTCAATGAAATCGTATCAACGACCATCTCGGGCGCCAATATCGCCGCAAGCGATACGGGTTTCGTCGCGCTCAGCAGCTTTCGCGCCGAGGCGCTCGTCGAGCCACTGTCGATGATGTTCAAGACACCCTTCGCGAGCAAGAGGCTGACGCTCGACGTCCGCATTCCCGACAAGGCCACGATCATTTCCGACCGCCCCTTGCTGATGCGCGCGCTCGCCAACCTGCTGAGCAACAGCTACAAATATACCCACACCGGCGGGGCGAGCCTCTCGCTCGAAATCGAGGAGGGCTGCGCCATCATCACGGTCCGCGACAGCGGGGGCGGAATGCCCGCTGAACTCGTCGCGGCGTTGAATGACGGCGTCATGCCCCGCATCCGCGCCGATGAAAGCGACGAAGGCAGCGGGTCGGGCTTCGGATCGGCGCAGCGCATCATCAGCACGCTGCGCGGATCGCTGAAAATTGTCGCATCGGGTGCCGCCGGAACCGAAATCCGGATCGCGCTGCCCGCAGCCTTTTCGTCGATCACTCCGGTGTCCGCCGAAGCCTTGCAGGCCGAGCTCGACGGCTGGACGCTGCTCGATTTCGACGACCGCGCGGCGTTCGAGGCCGGACTCGATGCCGCCGCGAGCGGCCCGACGATCGCGCTCACCTATGACGACACGACGGTGACGCGCGGGCGGCTCAGCCAGCTCGTCACGATGATGGCGGTCAAGCCCGCATGCCGCGAAATGGCGCTCCACCCGCTTTTGGGCGCTGTTTCAGCAAGGTCAGAGCAGGTTTAG
- a CDS encoding response regulator transcription factor, giving the protein MVSKHNILIVDDHRITQSGLRFLFGSLDRYTVVGALDRGATVNAFVQSQPVDLVILDLNLPDVRGINVLAEIVGSRDMTVIILTGETHVNEIHSALKLGARAIVSKSDSLDHIVAACDAALAGEIYVSPHIGEALGKFQQPPVALSSRQMAILHYLAQGETNKEIAYRLAIAPPTVSFHIAELRRKLDVPHNRKIVERANELNLL; this is encoded by the coding sequence ATGGTGTCGAAGCATAATATATTGATCGTCGACGATCATCGCATCACCCAGAGCGGGCTGCGCTTCCTGTTCGGCTCGCTCGACCGTTACACGGTGGTGGGGGCGCTCGATCGCGGCGCGACCGTCAATGCCTTCGTCCAGTCGCAGCCCGTCGATCTGGTGATCCTCGACCTCAACCTCCCCGACGTGCGCGGGATCAACGTGCTCGCCGAAATCGTGGGTTCGCGCGACATGACGGTGATCATCCTGACCGGCGAGACGCACGTGAACGAGATTCATTCGGCGCTGAAGCTTGGCGCGCGCGCGATTGTCAGCAAGTCGGACTCGCTCGACCATATCGTCGCCGCCTGCGACGCGGCGCTCGCCGGCGAAATCTATGTCTCGCCGCATATCGGCGAGGCGCTGGGCAAGTTTCAGCAGCCGCCGGTCGCGCTGTCGTCGCGGCAGATGGCGATCCTCCACTATCTGGCGCAGGGTGAGACCAACAAGGAAATCGCCTATCGGCTGGCGATCGCGCCGCCGACGGTGTCCTTCCACATCGCCGAACTGCGGCGCAAGCTCGACGTTCCGCACAATCGCAAGATCGTCGAACGCGCGAACGAGCTAAACCTGCTCTGA